A genomic segment from Chitinophagaceae bacterium encodes:
- a CDS encoding arylsulfatase encodes MHKLFLTFLTILFITTIVAQTPKKLPNIIYIYADDMGYGELGSYGQQKIKTPNLDQLAREGILFTQHYTSAPVCAPARTMLMTGKHSGHAYIRGNYELGGFEDDKEGGQMPLPEGTFTIAKMLKNAGYSTGMIGKWGLGMNNTTGNPNKQGFDYYYGYLDQKQSHNFYPTHLWENGKWDTLNNPYFFVHRTIPANSPDSAFDHFKGKDYSITKMAEKTLSFIKANKNKPFFLYLPYTVPHISLQAPDEAVQEYIGQFDELPYYGDKGYAPCKYPLSTYAAMITYMDKQIGRIMALLKELNLDRNTLVMFSSDNGTTFDAGGIKAEYFKLTGGLRGRKQDLYEGGIRVPFIARWPGKIPGGKTSDLVFAQYDLLPTLAELTYAKAWPNDGISFLPALIGNNKQQKKHEFLYFEFPEKGGQVAIRMGNWKGVKSNMKSNLEATWEIYNLATDKYEAVNVAYKHPDLIKKFEEILKKEHQQAHIKEWEFIAPKFQDKD; translated from the coding sequence ATGCACAAACTATTTTTAACCTTCCTTACCATACTTTTTATAACAACAATTGTTGCACAAACTCCCAAAAAACTTCCCAATATTATTTATATCTATGCAGATGATATGGGCTATGGTGAATTAGGATCTTATGGTCAGCAAAAAATTAAAACACCCAACCTTGATCAATTAGCAAGGGAAGGCATTTTGTTTACACAGCACTATACATCAGCTCCTGTATGTGCCCCGGCAAGAACAATGTTGATGACAGGAAAACACAGTGGCCATGCCTACATACGTGGCAATTACGAATTAGGAGGATTTGAGGATGATAAGGAAGGTGGGCAAATGCCCTTACCAGAAGGCACTTTTACCATAGCAAAAATGCTGAAAAATGCAGGTTATTCAACGGGCATGATTGGCAAATGGGGCCTGGGCATGAATAATACAACGGGCAACCCCAATAAGCAGGGTTTTGATTATTATTACGGCTATCTTGACCAAAAACAATCCCATAATTTTTATCCTACCCACCTTTGGGAAAATGGAAAATGGGATACCTTGAATAATCCTTATTTTTTTGTACACCGTACAATTCCAGCCAACTCGCCTGATTCAGCATTTGATCATTTCAAAGGAAAAGATTATTCCATTACAAAGATGGCAGAGAAAACACTGAGTTTTATTAAAGCCAATAAAAACAAACCTTTCTTTTTATATCTGCCTTATACGGTACCGCATATCTCTTTACAGGCACCTGATGAAGCAGTACAGGAATACATTGGCCAGTTTGATGAGCTACCTTATTATGGCGATAAAGGCTATGCACCCTGCAAATATCCTTTATCTACTTACGCAGCTATGATAACCTATATGGACAAGCAAATTGGGAGAATAATGGCTCTATTAAAAGAATTAAATTTAGATAGAAATACTTTAGTTATGTTTAGCAGTGATAATGGAACCACATTTGATGCAGGCGGTATAAAAGCAGAATATTTTAAGTTAACCGGGGGATTGCGAGGCAGAAAACAGGACTTATATGAAGGAGGCATCAGAGTTCCTTTTATTGCAAGATGGCCGGGGAAAATACCCGGGGGAAAAACTTCTGATCTTGTTTTTGCACAATATGATTTACTGCCTACCCTTGCAGAATTAACCTATGCAAAAGCATGGCCAAATGATGGTATTTCTTTTTTGCCTGCACTAATAGGCAACAACAAACAGCAAAAGAAACATGAATTTTTGTATTTTGAATTTCCGGAAAAAGGCGGGCAGGTAGCGATACGTATGGGTAATTGGAAAGGAGTAAAAAGCAATATGAAAAGTAATTTAGAAGCTACCTGGGAAATATATAACCTTGCTACGGACAAGTATGAAGCCGTAAATGTAGCATACAAGCATCCGGATCTGATAAAGAAATTTGAAGAAATTTTAAAGAAAGAACACCAGCAGGCTCATATAAAAGAATGGGAATTTATAGCCCCAAAATTTCAGGATAAAGACTAA
- a CDS encoding type I restriction endonuclease subunit R, with translation MTFTSEAEFEEALIQTLSKKGWEKEVLKRPTEKDLLQNWANILFENNRGKDRLNDYPLTEGEMQQILEQINALRTPLKLNGFINGKTVSIKRDNPADVLHFGKEVSLKIYDRLEIAAGQSRYQIAQQPVFPTKSKILNDRRGDIMLLINGMPLIHIELKKNGVSVSQACHQIEKYSREGVFSGLFSLVQIFVAMEPKETVYFANPGPDGKFNKDFYFHWADFNNEPINDWSDIASSLLFIPMAHQLIGFYTVADSNDGVLKVMRSYQYFAANAISDKVAKTDWKSKHALGGYIWHTTGSGKTMTSFKSAQLIANSQDADKVIFLMDRIELGTQSLKEYRGFADDNEDVQATENTGVLVTKLKSSDPANTLIVTSIQKMSNIKDEDGGLNAHDILLMNKKRIVFIVDEAHRSTFGDMLRAIKNTFTSAIFFGFTGTPIQDENQKKMNTTSTVFGDELHRYSIADGIRDKNVLGFDPYKILTYRDRDLRLAVALEKARANNEAEALADPRKARVFNKYMTRVRMAGHFETSGRYVRGIEDYLPTSQYDRDEHHHAVVEDILRNWIVLSQYGKFHAIFATSSIADAILYYRLFKAENPNLKITALFDPHIDNNGNTEYKEDGLVEILTDYNERYEQDFRLANHAKFKKDIAARLAHKEPYLRIESTPHKQIDLLIVVDQMLTGFDSKWINTLYMDKVLEYENIIQAFSRTNRLFGPDKPFGTIRYYRMPHSMERNINDAIKLYSGDKPIALFVEHLDSNLNSMNHVYGEIENLFRTAGIENFERLPDDLSERGRFAILFKDFNNYLEAAKIQGFNWSKLSYNFGKGKDKVTIEMALDENTYLILALRYKELFNTGGGGGGGDVPYEIEGYLTEIDTDKIDSDYMNSRFDKFIKELKKGDVDPTELQNTLDELYKSFATLTQEEQKYANLFIRDVQSGVAKLESGKTFREYITEYEFNAKNDQIKKIATLLGLDESKLRSHMSSGLTEANINEYGRFDELKNTVDKDKAKAYFEKLEGTTIPAFKVNIRVHNLLQKFIIEDGFDIE, from the coding sequence ATGACATTTACATCAGAAGCAGAATTTGAAGAAGCACTAATCCAAACCCTTTCTAAAAAAGGTTGGGAAAAGGAAGTATTAAAACGTCCTACCGAAAAAGACTTGCTCCAAAACTGGGCAAACATCTTGTTTGAAAACAACCGAGGCAAAGACCGCTTAAATGATTACCCACTTACCGAAGGTGAAATGCAACAGATTTTGGAGCAGATAAATGCTTTGCGAACTCCTTTAAAACTAAATGGCTTTATCAATGGCAAAACAGTTTCCATAAAAAGAGATAACCCTGCTGATGTGTTGCACTTTGGCAAAGAAGTAAGTCTAAAAATTTATGACAGATTGGAAATTGCAGCAGGGCAAAGCCGTTACCAAATTGCACAACAACCCGTTTTCCCTACCAAGTCTAAAATACTAAATGACAGACGTGGCGACATCATGCTTTTAATAAATGGAATGCCATTGATTCATATTGAATTAAAAAAGAACGGAGTTTCGGTAAGTCAGGCTTGTCATCAAATAGAAAAATATTCCAGAGAAGGCGTTTTTTCAGGCTTGTTTTCACTGGTTCAGATTTTTGTGGCAATGGAGCCAAAAGAAACGGTGTATTTCGCCAACCCTGGTCCCGATGGTAAATTCAATAAAGACTTTTATTTCCATTGGGCAGACTTCAATAATGAGCCAATAAACGATTGGAGTGATATTGCTTCTTCGTTATTGTTTATTCCAATGGCTCACCAGTTAATTGGTTTCTACACCGTAGCAGATAGCAATGATGGTGTTTTAAAAGTCATGCGGAGTTACCAATACTTTGCTGCAAATGCCATTTCAGATAAAGTTGCCAAAACCGATTGGAAAAGCAAACATGCTTTAGGCGGTTACATTTGGCACACCACAGGTTCGGGCAAAACCATGACCAGTTTTAAATCTGCCCAACTAATTGCCAATTCACAAGACGCAGATAAGGTAATTTTCTTGATGGACAGGATTGAACTTGGAACACAATCCTTAAAAGAATATCGAGGTTTTGCTGACGATAATGAAGACGTGCAAGCAACGGAAAACACAGGCGTTTTGGTTACTAAACTTAAAAGTTCAGACCCTGCAAATACGCTGATTGTAACTTCCATTCAAAAAATGAGCAACATCAAAGATGAAGATGGTGGGCTAAATGCCCACGACATTTTGCTCATGAATAAAAAGCGAATTGTTTTTATTGTTGATGAAGCACACCGTTCCACTTTCGGTGATATGCTTAGGGCAATTAAAAACACATTTACATCTGCTATTTTCTTTGGATTCACAGGAACTCCCATTCAAGATGAAAACCAAAAGAAAATGAATACCACATCAACTGTATTTGGTGATGAATTGCATAGATACAGTATTGCAGATGGTATTCGTGATAAAAACGTTCTCGGTTTTGACCCATATAAAATTCTTACTTACAGAGACCGAGATTTACGATTAGCTGTTGCCTTGGAAAAAGCAAGAGCCAACAATGAAGCAGAAGCATTGGCAGACCCAAGAAAAGCAAGAGTATTTAATAAATACATGACCAGAGTTAGAATGGCTGGTCATTTTGAAACTTCAGGTCGTTATGTTCGGGGTATTGAAGATTATTTGCCCACTTCCCAATATGACCGTGACGAACACCATCATGCAGTTGTTGAGGACATTCTAAGGAATTGGATAGTTCTAAGTCAATACGGAAAATTCCACGCCATATTTGCCACAAGTAGTATTGCTGACGCAATATTGTATTACCGTTTGTTTAAAGCAGAAAATCCGAACTTAAAAATTACTGCACTATTTGACCCACACATTGACAACAACGGAAACACTGAATACAAAGAGGATGGACTTGTTGAAATATTGACCGACTACAACGAACGCTATGAGCAAGATTTCAGGCTTGCCAATCATGCAAAATTCAAAAAAGACATTGCCGCAAGACTTGCACACAAAGAGCCTTATTTAAGAATAGAATCCACACCGCATAAGCAAATTGATTTATTGATTGTGGTTGACCAAATGCTGACAGGTTTTGATTCCAAATGGATAAATACGTTGTATATGGATAAGGTGCTTGAATATGAAAATATCATTCAAGCATTTTCAAGAACCAATCGCTTATTTGGTCCTGATAAACCATTCGGAACTATTCGCTATTACCGTATGCCCCATTCAATGGAGCGAAACATCAATGATGCTATAAAACTTTATTCAGGCGACAAACCAATTGCACTTTTCGTTGAGCATTTAGATTCAAATCTCAATTCAATGAATCACGTTTACGGTGAAATTGAAAACTTATTCAGAACCGCTGGAATTGAAAATTTCGAGAGACTTCCTGATGATTTATCAGAAAGAGGAAGATTTGCCATACTGTTCAAAGATTTTAATAATTACTTAGAAGCCGCTAAAATTCAAGGTTTCAATTGGAGCAAATTGTCATACAACTTTGGAAAAGGAAAAGACAAGGTAACAATTGAAATGGCGTTGGACGAAAACACCTACTTGATATTGGCTCTTCGTTACAAAGAACTATTTAACACTGGTGGTGGCGGTGGTGGCGGTGATGTACCTTATGAGATTGAAGGTTATTTGACAGAGATAGACACCGACAAAATAGATTCAGACTATATGAACTCTCGATTTGACAAGTTCATTAAGGAGCTAAAAAAAGGAGATGTTGACCCAACTGAATTACAAAACACTTTAGATGAGTTGTATAAATCATTTGCAACCTTGACACAAGAAGAACAGAAATACGCCAACCTTTTTATTCGTGACGTTCAAAGTGGTGTTGCAAAACTTGAGAGCGGAAAAACGTTTAGAGAATATATCACAGAATACGAGTTCAACGCAAAGAATGACCAGATAAAGAAAATCGCAACTTTACTCGGCCTTGATGAATCAAAACTGCGTTCTCACATGTCATCAGGATTGACAGAGGCAAATATTAACGAATACGGACGTTTTGACGAATTAAAAAACACGGTTGACAAGGACAAAGCAAAAGCATATTTTGAAAAACTGGAGGGGACAACTATTCCTGCTTTCAAAGTAAATATCAGAGTTCACAATTTGTTACAGAAGTTTATAATTGAAGATGGTTTTGATATTGAATAA
- a CDS encoding ADP-ribosylglycohydrolase family protein gives MLFSNQGVDYSIEIKSALFGVAVGDALGVPVEFNSRQTISKNPVTDMIGYGTYDLPAGTWSDDSSLTFCLTEALTQDFDLNVIGQNFVKWKHENYWTPHGHVFDIGIATSQAISRLAKGAKPELAGGFDETDNGNGSLMRILPLLFYLLDKPINERYDITKKVSSITHGHIRSVIACFYYLEFALQLFSGKDKFETYKDLQTEITNYLTSHSINSTEIALFDRLLKDDIYKLAEEEIQSSGYVLHTLEASIWCLLTTKNYKEAVLKAVNLGSDTDTTGAVTGGLAGLLYGLDKIPKNWLQRIARHEDIENLAERLSDKLASH, from the coding sequence ATGCTTTTTAGTAACCAAGGAGTTGATTATTCAATAGAAATAAAATCTGCGCTTTTTGGTGTTGCCGTTGGCGACGCTTTGGGTGTTCCAGTTGAATTCAACAGCAGACAAACGATTAGTAAAAATCCAGTAACTGATATGATTGGTTACGGAACATACGATTTGCCAGCAGGAACTTGGTCAGACGACAGTTCCCTAACATTTTGTCTTACCGAAGCATTGACACAAGATTTTGACCTTAATGTAATCGGGCAAAACTTTGTGAAATGGAAACACGAAAATTATTGGACACCACACGGACACGTTTTTGATATTGGCATTGCAACAAGTCAAGCAATCTCACGACTAGCAAAAGGCGCAAAGCCAGAGTTAGCAGGCGGTTTTGACGAAACCGATAATGGTAATGGTTCGCTTATGCGAATTTTACCATTACTTTTTTATTTGCTTGACAAACCAATTAACGAGCGTTACGACATTACAAAAAAAGTTTCGTCAATCACACACGGGCATATTCGTTCAGTAATTGCTTGCTTCTACTACCTTGAATTTGCTTTACAACTTTTTTCGGGCAAAGACAAATTTGAAACTTACAAAGATTTACAAACCGAAATCACAAACTACTTGACAAGTCATTCTATCAATTCGACAGAAATTGCATTGTTTGACAGACTTTTAAAAGACGATATTTACAAATTGGCAGAAGAAGAAATTCAAAGTAGTGGTTATGTTTTACATACACTTGAAGCAAGTATTTGGTGTTTACTTACAACAAAAAACTATAAAGAAGCAGTTTTGAAAGCCGTTAATTTGGGTAGCGACACCGACACCACAGGGGCGGTTACAGGCGGACTTGCAGGGCTTCTTTACGGACTTGACAAAATTCCTAAAAATTGGTTACAACGAATAGCGAGACATGAAGACATTGAAAACTTGGCAGAACGACTTTCCGATAAACTTGCCAGCCACTAA
- a CDS encoding DinB family protein produces MMENERIISLFQNLYDGEPWIDVTIKSTLAKLTAEQAAARVLDNCNTIWEIVNHLIAWRIAVKERIRGNNIKTPGNNYIQKVVDTSKTAWAETLKKLDNSQRDWVQFLGNINETDLQKSYEPGQMTNYELIQGIIQHDAYHLGQIIIIAKQGKKNRNTVQ; encoded by the coding sequence ATGATGGAAAATGAAAGAATAATCAGCCTGTTTCAAAATTTATATGACGGTGAACCATGGATAGATGTAACAATTAAATCTACCCTGGCCAAACTTACTGCAGAACAAGCCGCAGCAAGGGTTTTAGATAATTGCAACACAATTTGGGAAATTGTAAATCATCTCATAGCATGGAGAATTGCAGTAAAGGAACGCATCAGGGGTAACAACATTAAAACACCGGGCAATAATTACATTCAAAAAGTAGTGGATACTTCAAAAACAGCCTGGGCCGAAACTTTGAAAAAACTTGATAATTCACAAAGAGATTGGGTGCAATTTTTGGGCAACATCAATGAAACTGATTTGCAAAAAAGTTATGAGCCGGGGCAAATGACAAATTATGAACTTATCCAGGGAATTATACAACACGATGCTTACCATTTAGGCCAAATTATAATTATTGCTAAACAAGGAAAAAAAAATAGAAATACTGTACAGTAG